From one Oxyura jamaicensis isolate SHBP4307 breed ruddy duck chromosome 15, BPBGC_Ojam_1.0, whole genome shotgun sequence genomic stretch:
- the P2RX4 gene encoding P2X purinoceptor 4 isoform X1 gives MVSCGAVQSFLFEYDTPRIVLIRSRKVGLINRGVQLAILAYVIGWVFVWEKGYQETDSVVSSVTTKVKGVTLTNTSSLGARIWDVADYVIPPQEENSVFVMTNVIFTLNQTQGQCPELPDDKTECSKNNSCVPGYVSTHSNGIQTGKCVNYNDSIKTCEVFAWCPVEDDYNIPKPAFLQGAENFTILVKNNIWYPKFNFTKRNILPTINSTYLKNCIYDSKTDPFCPIFRLGKIVEAAGQNFQEMAVEGGVMGLQIKWDCNLDRAASHCVPKYSFRRLDNKDSAHTVSPGYNFRFAKYYKDSSGIESRTLVKAYGIRFDIIVFGKAGKFDVIPTMINIGSGLALFGVATVLCDLVVLNCMKKKYYYREKKYKYVEDFEMGDSETYGTNS, from the exons ATGGTGTCGTGCGGGGCCGTGCAGAGTTTTCTCTTCGAATACGACACCCCCCGCATCGTCCTGATCCGCAGCCGCAAAGTTGGGCTCATCAACCGCGGGGTGCAGCTCGCCATCCTCGCCTACGTGATCGG CTGGGTCTTTGTGTGGGAGAAGGGCTACCAAGAAACAGACTCTGTGGTCAGTTCTGTAACCACAAAGGTGAAAGGAGTAACGCTGACAAACACATCCTCCTTGGGAGCCAGGATCTGGGATGTAGCTGACTATGTCATCCCTCCTCAG GAGGAGAATAGCGTGTTTGTCATGACCAATGTGATATTCACACTAAACCAGACCCAAGGCCAATGTCCAGAG CTTCCAGATGATAAAACAGAGTGCAGCAAGAACAACAGCTGTGTTCCAGGATATGTCAGCACCCACAGCAATG GCATCCAAACTGGGAAGTGTGTAAATTACAACGACAGCATCAAGACCTGTGAAGTCTTTGCATGGTGCCCTGTGGAGGATGACTATAACATACCCAA ACCAGCGTTCCTGCAAGGAGCTGAGAACTTCACCATTCTGGTGAAGAACAATATTTGGTATCCAAAATTCAACTTCACCAA ACGAAACATCCTCCCCACTATCAACTCCACTTACCTCAAGAACTGCATCTATGACTCCAAGACAGATCCCTTCTGCCCCATCTTTCGTCTAGGGAAAATAGTTGAAGCTGCAGGGCAGAACTTCCAGGAGATGGCTGTGGAG GGTGGAGTCATGGGGCTGCAGATCAAGTGGGACTGCAACCTCGACAGAGCCGCTTCCCACTGTGTGCCAAAATATTCCTTCCGGCGCCTTGACAACAAGGACTCTGCCCACACCGTCTCGCCCGGGTACAACTTCAG gtttgCAAAATACTACAAGGATAGTAGTGGCATTGAATCACGGACACTTGTCAAAGCCTACGGAATCCGCTTTGATATCATAGTGTTTGGAAAG GCAGGAAAATTTGATGTAATTCCTACAATGATTAACATTGGCTCTGGCTTAGCGCTGTTTGGAGTG GCAACAGTGCTATGCGACCTTGTTGTCCTGAACTGCATGAAGAAGAAATACTACTATCGGGAGAAGAAGTACAAATATGTGGAGGATTTTGAGATG GGAGACAGCGAGACATACGGAACCAACTCctga
- the P2RX4 gene encoding P2X purinoceptor 4 isoform X2, with product MVSCGAVQSFLFEYDTPRIVLIRSRKVGLINRGVQLAILAYVIGWVFVWEKGYQETDSVVSSVTTKVKGVTLTNTSSLGARIWDVADYVIPPQEENSVFVMTNVIFTLNQTQGQCPELPDDKTECSKNNSCVPGYVSTHSNGIQTGKCVNYNDSIKTCEVFAWCPVEDDYNIPKPAFLQGAENFTILVKNNIWYPKFNFTKRNILPTINSTYLKNCIYDSKTDPFCPIFRLGKIVEAAGQNFQEMAVEGGVMGLQIKWDCNLDRAASHCVPKYSFRRLDNKDSAHTVSPGYNFRPRCLPLPILPVLFYPLLCFLLA from the exons ATGGTGTCGTGCGGGGCCGTGCAGAGTTTTCTCTTCGAATACGACACCCCCCGCATCGTCCTGATCCGCAGCCGCAAAGTTGGGCTCATCAACCGCGGGGTGCAGCTCGCCATCCTCGCCTACGTGATCGG CTGGGTCTTTGTGTGGGAGAAGGGCTACCAAGAAACAGACTCTGTGGTCAGTTCTGTAACCACAAAGGTGAAAGGAGTAACGCTGACAAACACATCCTCCTTGGGAGCCAGGATCTGGGATGTAGCTGACTATGTCATCCCTCCTCAG GAGGAGAATAGCGTGTTTGTCATGACCAATGTGATATTCACACTAAACCAGACCCAAGGCCAATGTCCAGAG CTTCCAGATGATAAAACAGAGTGCAGCAAGAACAACAGCTGTGTTCCAGGATATGTCAGCACCCACAGCAATG GCATCCAAACTGGGAAGTGTGTAAATTACAACGACAGCATCAAGACCTGTGAAGTCTTTGCATGGTGCCCTGTGGAGGATGACTATAACATACCCAA ACCAGCGTTCCTGCAAGGAGCTGAGAACTTCACCATTCTGGTGAAGAACAATATTTGGTATCCAAAATTCAACTTCACCAA ACGAAACATCCTCCCCACTATCAACTCCACTTACCTCAAGAACTGCATCTATGACTCCAAGACAGATCCCTTCTGCCCCATCTTTCGTCTAGGGAAAATAGTTGAAGCTGCAGGGCAGAACTTCCAGGAGATGGCTGTGGAG GGTGGAGTCATGGGGCTGCAGATCAAGTGGGACTGCAACCTCGACAGAGCCGCTTCCCACTGTGTGCCAAAATATTCCTTCCGGCGCCTTGACAACAAGGACTCTGCCCACACCGTCTCGCCCGGGTACAACTTCAG ACCACGGTGCCTCCCCTTACCAATCCTTCCTGTTCTCTTCTACCCTCTTCTGTGCTTCCTCCTGGCTTAG